A single Corallococcus exiguus DNA region contains:
- a CDS encoding redoxin domain-containing protein, with translation MTPRPAPAWRTTDWLNTPEPLTLERLRGKVILLHAFQMLCPGCVARGIPQAQRVAELFAGAPLVVVGLHTVFEHHEAMKLESLRAFLHEYRVKFPVGVDAPGEGGDPIPRTMRAYAMQGTPTTVLIDAQGRLRRQVFGVHDDLLLGAELQTLLLEAQAAPVSGVHRPATRESSAVCDDSGCAVPSAATPA, from the coding sequence CCGCGCCCCGCACCGGCCTGGCGGACCACCGACTGGCTCAATACGCCAGAGCCGCTCACCCTGGAGCGACTCCGCGGCAAGGTCATCCTCCTCCACGCCTTCCAGATGCTCTGCCCGGGCTGCGTCGCCCGGGGCATTCCGCAGGCACAGCGCGTCGCTGAACTCTTCGCGGGCGCGCCGCTCGTCGTGGTCGGGCTGCACACGGTCTTCGAGCACCACGAAGCCATGAAGCTCGAGTCCCTGCGGGCGTTCCTTCACGAGTACCGGGTGAAGTTCCCCGTGGGCGTGGATGCACCGGGCGAAGGCGGCGACCCCATCCCGCGCACCATGAGGGCGTACGCCATGCAGGGAACGCCGACGACGGTCCTCATCGACGCGCAGGGACGGCTTCGCCGGCAGGTCTTCGGGGTGCACGACGACCTGCTCCTGGGCGCCGAACTGCAAACCCTGCTGCTCGAGGCCCAGGCGGCTCCCGTGTCCGGCGTGCATCGGCCTGCGACCCGGGAGTCCTCCGCCGTCTGTGACGACAGCGGCTGCGCCGTGCCTTCGGCGGCCACGCCAGCCTGA
- a CDS encoding collagen-like protein, with protein MSLSSVRRALLPWVLFVSACKGEGTVGAQGPQGLQGETGPAGAQGPRGDVGPAGAQGLQGETGPTGAQGPRGDVGPAGAPGGSGTDRLLAARVRIIPLEATALESGAALRAAVEAVPSDGSQTWVLKLGAGTYDLGTTGLVLKRGVFLEGSGVGVSRITSSTAGDGSVVGASGAGLRLLSVSNTGGGTRSVAIFNRDDGFAVSEVRAEALAGQSLTFGVYYQSANGITLSRVESQASSDRGRVMGFAFDQVGITLEDSKAVVQGTASAVESVIGVGVAGNVGILRRVFINASATNGARSFGVEAAAQNVSVMDSEVFSGGATLSAALHAETPGVSVRSSRLKGDGTGAFGVYADFPAPTPGVRMGIDQSSIEGYETAVYLKAGSTARLGHAKLYGGVFVEQGASALCLFTFQTVQQDTLPVGSSCQ; from the coding sequence TTGAGTCTTTCGTCTGTCCGCCGTGCGCTGTTGCCGTGGGTGTTGTTCGTGTCCGCCTGCAAGGGTGAGGGCACCGTGGGGGCTCAAGGGCCTCAAGGGCTCCAGGGGGAAACGGGGCCCGCGGGAGCGCAGGGGCCGCGCGGTGACGTCGGGCCCGCGGGGGCGCAAGGTCTTCAGGGTGAAACGGGGCCCACGGGAGCGCAGGGGCCTCGCGGTGACGTCGGTCCTGCGGGAGCGCCGGGCGGCTCCGGGACGGACAGGCTGCTGGCCGCGCGCGTGCGGATCATCCCGCTGGAAGCCACCGCGCTGGAGTCCGGCGCCGCGCTCCGGGCCGCCGTGGAGGCGGTGCCTTCCGACGGTTCGCAGACGTGGGTGCTGAAGCTCGGCGCTGGCACCTACGACCTGGGGACGACGGGCCTGGTGCTGAAGCGGGGCGTGTTCCTGGAGGGCAGCGGCGTGGGCGTGTCTCGCATCACGTCCTCCACTGCCGGGGATGGCTCGGTGGTGGGCGCTTCCGGCGCGGGGCTGCGCCTGCTCTCCGTGAGCAACACGGGCGGTGGGACGCGCTCGGTGGCGATCTTCAACAGGGATGACGGCTTCGCGGTGAGCGAAGTCCGGGCGGAGGCGCTCGCGGGCCAATCCCTTACCTTTGGCGTGTACTACCAGTCCGCCAATGGCATCACGTTGTCGCGCGTCGAATCCCAGGCGTCGTCGGACCGGGGCCGGGTGATGGGGTTCGCGTTCGACCAGGTGGGCATCACGCTGGAGGACTCCAAGGCCGTCGTCCAGGGCACCGCGAGCGCGGTGGAGTCTGTGATTGGCGTGGGCGTGGCCGGAAACGTCGGCATCCTGCGCCGCGTGTTCATCAATGCCAGCGCGACGAACGGCGCCCGGAGCTTCGGCGTGGAGGCGGCGGCCCAAAACGTGAGCGTCATGGACTCGGAGGTCTTCAGCGGAGGCGCCACTCTGTCCGCGGCCCTGCACGCGGAGACGCCCGGAGTGTCCGTGCGCTCCAGCCGCCTGAAGGGGGACGGCACGGGGGCCTTCGGCGTCTACGCGGACTTCCCGGCACCGACGCCCGGGGTCCGCATGGGCATCGACCAGTCCTCCATCGAAGGCTACGAAACGGCCGTGTACCTCAAGGCGGGGAGCACGGCGCGGCTGGGCCACGCGAAGCTCTACGGCGGGGTCTTCGTGGAGCAGGGCGCGAGCGCCTTGTGCCTGTTCACCTTCCAGACCGTGCAGCAGGACACCCTGCCCGTGGGCTCCAGCTGCCAGTGA
- a CDS encoding aspartyl/asparaginyl beta-hydroxylase domain-containing protein encodes MVAQTSPQEITAQVRQRIVDLARQGGYVDAVLGAGPELERLKHYLRMLMGQVPAPPARPEQSPTIFPPFPGLDEHPWRDPPPPAAKALEGCLAAVTRDMERLENADLLHYDSGIVGTGHWSVHPIYFGGERTDRLFWPQLAMEETAAAVRSLDGECTDFPLADVLFSSHAPGTTLTPHCSWDGFRMRLHLGLKVPEGCGIRVGSESRHWQPGRVLTFHDSFEHETWNRGTERRVVLIADCWHPGLTQPEREALLGLTRKFEVRAMLAQLRVPETLSEPLLVRFAEQERTDAQVRRFWRG; translated from the coding sequence ATGGTCGCGCAGACGTCGCCGCAGGAAATCACCGCGCAGGTGCGCCAGCGCATCGTCGACCTGGCCCGGCAGGGCGGCTACGTCGACGCGGTCCTGGGCGCGGGGCCGGAGCTGGAGCGGCTGAAGCACTACCTGCGCATGCTCATGGGTCAGGTGCCCGCGCCTCCCGCGAGGCCTGAACAGTCCCCCACCATCTTCCCGCCGTTCCCCGGCCTGGATGAGCACCCGTGGCGCGACCCGCCGCCCCCGGCCGCGAAGGCGCTGGAGGGATGCCTGGCCGCGGTGACGCGAGACATGGAGCGGCTGGAGAACGCGGACCTGCTGCACTACGACTCCGGCATCGTCGGCACGGGTCACTGGTCCGTGCACCCCATCTACTTCGGCGGCGAGCGCACCGACCGTCTCTTCTGGCCTCAGCTCGCCATGGAGGAGACGGCCGCTGCGGTGCGGTCGCTGGACGGCGAGTGCACCGACTTCCCGCTGGCGGACGTGCTGTTCTCCTCGCACGCGCCCGGCACCACGCTGACGCCGCACTGCTCGTGGGACGGCTTCCGGATGCGTCTGCACCTGGGGCTCAAGGTGCCGGAGGGCTGCGGCATCCGCGTGGGCTCGGAATCGCGGCACTGGCAGCCGGGCCGCGTGCTCACCTTCCACGACTCCTTCGAGCACGAGACCTGGAACCGGGGCACCGAGCGCCGCGTGGTGCTCATCGCGGACTGCTGGCACCCCGGCCTCACCCAGCCCGAGCGAGAGGCCCTGCTCGGCCTCACGCGCAAGTTCGAGGTCCGCGCCATGCTCGCCCAGCTGCGCGTGCCGGAGACCCTGTCCGAGCCGCTCCTGGTCCGCTTCGCTGAACAGGAACGCACGGACGCCCAGGTGCGCCGCTTCTGGCGCGGGTGA
- a CDS encoding DUF72 domain-containing protein encodes MGEHFPTTGTHLERYARVLPAVEINSSFYRPHRPGTYARWRDSVPATFRFAVKVPKVITHELRLRDAREPLERFLGEAGHLEAKLGCLLVQLPPSLQHEHETARAFFQSLRERTAVDVVCEPRHRTWFTDEARQVLDDARIRYVRADPPAASAPQPPDAEVVYYRLHGSPKMYYSEYSQAYLEALAVEIAGHEQAGRRVWCIFDNTAEGAALPNALSLLHCDERRPE; translated from the coding sequence GTGGGTGAACACTTCCCCACGACGGGAACCCACCTGGAGCGCTACGCGCGCGTCCTGCCAGCGGTGGAGATCAACTCCTCCTTCTACCGGCCGCACCGGCCCGGCACCTACGCCCGCTGGCGTGACAGCGTTCCAGCGACGTTCCGCTTCGCGGTGAAGGTCCCCAAGGTCATCACCCATGAACTGCGCTTGCGCGACGCACGCGAGCCTCTTGAGCGATTCCTGGGCGAGGCGGGCCACCTGGAAGCCAAACTGGGATGCCTGTTGGTGCAGCTGCCTCCCAGCCTCCAGCACGAGCATGAAACGGCCCGCGCGTTCTTCCAGTCCCTGCGGGAGCGGACCGCGGTGGACGTCGTGTGCGAGCCCCGGCACCGGACCTGGTTCACGGACGAGGCCCGGCAGGTGCTGGACGACGCACGCATCCGTTACGTGAGAGCGGATCCGCCCGCGGCGAGCGCGCCCCAGCCCCCCGACGCGGAGGTCGTCTACTACCGGCTGCACGGCTCGCCGAAGATGTATTACTCCGAATATTCCCAGGCATACCTGGAGGCACTGGCCGTGGAGATTGCCGGCCACGAGCAGGCCGGTCGCCGGGTGTGGTGCATCTTCGACAACACGGCGGAAGGCGCGGCCCTGCCGAATGCACTATCATTGCTGCACTGCGATGAGCGACGCCCGGAATGA
- a CDS encoding ADP-ribosylglycohydrolase family protein yields MARALVSLDGVSVGDAFGERFFGPHELVQPWVEQRLLPRAPWGYTDDTEMTLSVVQVLEDHGHIDPDALALLFAKRYRRDKNRGYGGTAHDILWKLGLGLPWREVSSEVFEGQGSMGNGAAMRVAPLGAYFAGDMSRVVAEARASAEVTHMHPEGQAGAIAIAVAAAWACQWPQTRGSAMELFDTVLDCTPAGATRQGLEKARAWPRDTSPSSAARTLGSGQKVLAEDTVPFAVWCAARHLDSFEEALWCTVAGFGDRDTTCAMVGGIVALSAGRSSSIPAKWLSAREPLRRRV; encoded by the coding sequence ATGGCTCGTGCACTCGTTTCGCTGGACGGCGTGTCCGTGGGAGATGCCTTTGGCGAGCGGTTCTTCGGCCCGCACGAACTCGTGCAACCCTGGGTGGAGCAGCGGCTCCTTCCGCGAGCACCCTGGGGCTACACCGACGACACGGAGATGACGCTTTCCGTTGTCCAGGTGCTGGAGGACCACGGCCACATCGACCCGGACGCGCTCGCACTCCTCTTCGCGAAGCGCTACCGCCGCGACAAGAACCGCGGCTATGGAGGGACCGCGCACGACATCCTGTGGAAGCTGGGGCTCGGGCTGCCCTGGCGTGAGGTGTCCTCGGAGGTCTTCGAGGGCCAGGGCTCCATGGGCAACGGCGCGGCCATGCGCGTGGCGCCCCTGGGGGCGTACTTCGCGGGAGACATGAGCCGGGTGGTAGCGGAAGCGCGCGCGTCCGCGGAGGTGACGCACATGCATCCGGAGGGACAGGCGGGTGCCATCGCCATCGCGGTCGCCGCCGCGTGGGCCTGCCAGTGGCCCCAGACGCGCGGCTCCGCGATGGAGCTCTTCGACACGGTGCTGGACTGCACGCCCGCCGGAGCCACGCGCCAGGGACTGGAGAAGGCGCGAGCGTGGCCGCGGGACACCAGCCCCTCCTCGGCGGCGCGCACGCTGGGGAGCGGACAGAAGGTGCTCGCCGAGGACACCGTGCCCTTCGCCGTGTGGTGCGCGGCAAGGCACCTCGACTCGTTCGAGGAGGCCCTCTGGTGCACCGTGGCCGGCTTCGGCGACCGGGACACCACCTGCGCCATGGTGGGGGGAATCGTCGCCCTGAGCGCGGGGCGGTCGTCATCCATTCCCGCGAAGTGGCTCTCCGCGCGGGAGCCCCTGCGCCGACGCGTGTAG
- the rnhA gene encoding ribonuclease HI → MSLPLVHIYCDGACSPNPGLGGWGAILIATERQGYRKELQGSEADSTNNRMELTAALVALKALKMPCRVQVFTDSKYVCNAFAEKWLDTWQGNGWRTSGKKAVSNADLWRELLEAVRVHQVTWHWVRGHSDDVENNRADALAVAARLELAARLGR, encoded by the coding sequence ATGTCGCTCCCGCTCGTGCATATCTACTGCGATGGCGCCTGTTCGCCGAACCCCGGCCTGGGCGGCTGGGGTGCCATCCTCATCGCGACCGAACGCCAGGGCTACCGCAAGGAGCTCCAGGGCTCGGAGGCGGACTCCACCAACAACCGGATGGAGTTGACCGCGGCGCTCGTCGCGCTGAAGGCCCTGAAGATGCCGTGCCGCGTCCAGGTGTTCACGGACTCGAAGTACGTGTGCAACGCCTTCGCGGAGAAGTGGCTGGACACGTGGCAGGGCAATGGCTGGCGCACGTCGGGCAAGAAGGCCGTGTCCAACGCGGACCTGTGGCGCGAGCTGCTGGAAGCCGTCCGCGTTCATCAGGTGACGTGGCACTGGGTGCGGGGCCACTCGGATGACGTGGAGAACAACCGCGCGGATGCGCTGGCCGTGGCGGCCCGGCTGGAGCTGGCGGCGCGGCTCGGACGGTAG
- a CDS encoding Gfo/Idh/MocA family protein: protein MSAFPSTLPHVEPIPLRGGRVLRWGVLAPGRIAGGFVWALHRHTGQRVHAVASRDPERAGRFAAQYGVPRVHESYEQLVADPDVDIVYVASPHSEHKRQALLAIAAGKHVLVEKPLALDASEARDIARAARAAGVFAMEALWSRFLPQTLLIERLLQDGVLGDIRLVMADFGGCFDFDPEGRVFNPALGGGALLDIGIYPIWLAHLVLGPPPHVHATGTLTQTGVDGQAALVLTYPTGAQALLHTTLFAETPQEAVIAGTHARLQIDSRFFTPGGFTLKAARSDQRLRWTDPSGIHGSEGLAWQASAVALHIAEGRTESPLHPLERSIALLETIDAARNQLGVNRDGTRRK from the coding sequence GTGAGCGCCTTCCCCTCCACCCTCCCCCACGTCGAACCCATCCCCTTGCGCGGAGGGCGCGTGCTGCGCTGGGGCGTGCTCGCGCCGGGCCGGATCGCCGGGGGCTTCGTCTGGGCCCTGCACCGGCACACCGGCCAGCGCGTCCACGCGGTGGCCTCGCGGGACCCCGAGCGCGCCGGGCGCTTCGCCGCGCAGTACGGCGTCCCTCGCGTCCACGAGTCCTACGAGCAGCTCGTCGCCGACCCCGACGTCGACATCGTCTACGTCGCGTCTCCCCACAGCGAACACAAACGACAGGCATTGCTCGCCATCGCCGCCGGCAAGCACGTCCTCGTGGAGAAGCCACTCGCGCTCGACGCCTCCGAGGCCCGCGACATCGCCCGGGCCGCTCGCGCCGCCGGTGTCTTCGCCATGGAGGCCCTGTGGTCGCGCTTCCTCCCGCAAACCCTGCTCATCGAACGGCTGCTGCAGGACGGCGTGCTCGGCGACATCCGGCTCGTCATGGCTGACTTCGGGGGCTGCTTCGACTTCGACCCCGAAGGCCGCGTCTTCAACCCCGCGCTCGGCGGTGGCGCGCTGCTGGACATTGGCATCTATCCCATCTGGCTCGCGCACCTCGTGCTCGGCCCACCGCCGCACGTGCACGCCACGGGCACCCTCACCCAGACAGGCGTGGATGGACAGGCGGCCCTCGTCCTCACCTACCCCACGGGCGCGCAGGCGCTGCTGCACACCACCCTCTTCGCGGAGACACCCCAGGAGGCCGTCATCGCGGGGACGCACGCGCGCCTCCAGATCGACTCGCGCTTCTTCACCCCCGGCGGCTTCACGCTGAAGGCCGCCAGGTCGGACCAGCGGCTGCGCTGGACCGACCCATCTGGCATCCACGGCAGCGAGGGTCTCGCCTGGCAGGCGTCCGCGGTCGCGCTGCACATCGCCGAAGGCCGCACCGAGTCACCGCTGCATCCGCTCGAGCGCAGCATCGCGTTGCTCGAAACCATCGACGCGGCGCGAAACCAGCTCGGCGTCAATCGTGACGGGACGCGTCGGAAATAG
- a CDS encoding DoxX family protein → MGFLRPHAERIYALLRIAAGLMFMLHGMQKVFGMFGGMPAGAPPFIVYGAGGIEFLGGLLVALGLFAGPAAFISSGTMAFAFFMGHVIPNGGNLNPMLNKGELAALYCFVFFYIAAHGSGIWSVDAARRGKSRT, encoded by the coding sequence ATGGGATTCCTGCGGCCCCACGCTGAACGCATCTACGCACTGCTCCGCATCGCCGCGGGGCTGATGTTCATGCTGCACGGCATGCAGAAGGTCTTCGGCATGTTCGGCGGGATGCCCGCCGGAGCGCCGCCCTTCATCGTCTACGGCGCGGGGGGCATCGAGTTCCTGGGCGGCCTGCTCGTGGCGCTCGGGCTGTTCGCCGGGCCCGCGGCGTTCATCTCCAGCGGCACCATGGCGTTCGCCTTCTTCATGGGGCACGTCATCCCCAACGGGGGCAATCTCAACCCCATGCTGAACAAGGGCGAGCTCGCGGCGCTCTACTGCTTCGTCTTCTTCTACATCGCCGCGCACGGCTCCGGCATCTGGAGCGTCGACGCCGCCCGCCGGGGCAAGTCCCGGACGTAG
- a CDS encoding hybrid sensor histidine kinase/response regulator — MSSSTYSRAPAPSDSEVKDTPHREGREEAFIQHGGEMGALMRAHDWSSNSLGPLEHWPQSLRTSVSTMLRSPYPIILFWGPELRMLYNDPFRPILGAKHPQTLGARGNEALVEEWAQLGPLMKRAQDTGEPIYIEDGNVNFARRPGGLREESYFTWSYNPTIGESGEIAGLFAIASETTRQVVGDRRLGILRELSIRMSLDKKVEDIFRSLEEVLSQAAYDVPFALLYVVKAEQTRLVSCAGLERGGAASPVALALDDTSSSWPLSSVTQWGQEVLLEDLLQRFGPLPGGPWPEPTTRALVLPVSMGVETETTAVLVAGLSPLRALDDEYRGFLQLLARQLSASIASARAYEQEKQRAEELARLDAAKTAFFSNVSHEFRTPLTLILGPIEDALARTPKSLEGEPLELVRRNALRLYKMVNTLLDFSRMEAGRAQARYVPVDLSVFTTNLASAFQSAVESAGLRLVVDCPPLPEPLYVDPEMWEKVVLNLISNAVKYTYHGEIRVRLQWEDAQAVLRVEDTGVGIPEEELPRVFERFYRVRVTQGRSHEGTGIGLALVQELMKLHGGSVAVTSQLGKGTTFTLRLARGTEHLPPERVERTFRPGPVPTGAIPFVEEARRWSMDVSATDFEAPPAAASLSPEVSAELARSRILLVDDNADLRAYVTGLLKHVFPHVEAARNGQEALEQARVRPPDLILSDVMMPVLDGFGLVRELRADERTRAIPIILLSARAGDEATVEGLRSGADDYLVKPFSARELLVRVRTQLDMARVRREVVRNEVEKDSLRESVRTRDDFLRLASHELRTPVSALSLSIQSLVRGLDSEAPDANLEATRLKARTTQKHLQRLARLVEQLVDVSEFVTGPLDLSRREVDLAELAATVVARSREKALRADCVLTLEAPLPVVGSYDGARLEQLLDSLVDNALKFGPGKPVEVTVARAEGRVSLAVRDHGAGIGPEDQERVFGRFERAVPPQHHGGFGLGLWMARHIAEAHGGSIHLEPTKGGGATFTAVLPLELNPGG; from the coding sequence ATGAGCTCCTCGACCTACTCGCGCGCGCCAGCTCCCAGCGACTCCGAGGTGAAGGACACCCCTCACCGCGAGGGCCGGGAGGAGGCCTTCATCCAGCACGGCGGAGAGATGGGCGCCCTGATGCGGGCGCATGACTGGTCCAGCAATTCGCTCGGCCCGCTCGAGCACTGGCCCCAGTCCCTGCGGACCTCCGTCAGCACGATGCTGCGCTCGCCCTACCCCATCATCCTCTTCTGGGGTCCCGAGCTGCGCATGCTCTACAACGACCCGTTCCGGCCCATCCTGGGGGCGAAGCATCCCCAGACGCTGGGCGCGCGAGGAAACGAGGCGCTCGTCGAGGAGTGGGCACAGCTGGGGCCGCTGATGAAGCGCGCCCAGGACACGGGCGAACCCATCTACATCGAAGACGGGAACGTCAACTTCGCGCGCCGTCCCGGTGGCCTGCGCGAGGAGTCCTACTTCACCTGGTCCTACAATCCGACCATCGGCGAGTCGGGAGAGATTGCCGGCCTCTTCGCCATCGCGAGTGAGACGACCCGGCAGGTGGTGGGTGACCGCCGGCTGGGAATCCTCCGGGAGCTGTCCATCCGGATGTCCCTGGACAAGAAGGTCGAGGACATCTTCCGCTCGCTGGAGGAGGTGCTGTCGCAGGCGGCGTACGACGTGCCCTTCGCGCTGCTCTACGTCGTCAAGGCGGAGCAGACACGCCTGGTCAGCTGCGCGGGCCTGGAGCGTGGGGGAGCTGCCTCGCCCGTCGCGTTGGCGCTGGACGACACGTCGTCCTCCTGGCCGCTCTCAAGCGTCACGCAGTGGGGGCAGGAGGTCCTGCTCGAGGACCTGCTCCAGCGCTTCGGGCCCCTTCCCGGCGGGCCCTGGCCCGAGCCCACGACGCGAGCGCTCGTCCTCCCGGTGTCCATGGGCGTGGAGACGGAGACCACGGCGGTGCTCGTGGCCGGCCTGAGCCCCCTGCGCGCGCTGGACGACGAGTACCGCGGCTTCCTGCAGCTGCTGGCGCGGCAGCTCAGCGCCAGCATCGCCAGCGCCCGCGCCTATGAGCAGGAGAAGCAGCGGGCGGAGGAGCTGGCCCGGCTGGACGCGGCCAAGACAGCGTTCTTCAGCAATGTCAGCCACGAGTTCCGGACACCGCTCACGCTCATCCTCGGCCCCATCGAGGACGCGCTGGCGAGGACGCCGAAGTCGTTGGAGGGAGAGCCGCTGGAGCTGGTGCGCCGCAATGCCTTGCGGCTCTACAAGATGGTCAACACCCTGCTCGACTTCTCCCGGATGGAGGCGGGAAGGGCCCAGGCCCGCTACGTGCCCGTGGACCTGTCTGTCTTCACCACGAACCTCGCGAGCGCCTTCCAGTCCGCGGTGGAGAGCGCGGGCCTGCGGCTGGTGGTGGACTGTCCGCCCCTGCCCGAGCCGCTCTACGTCGACCCGGAGATGTGGGAGAAGGTTGTCCTCAACCTCATCTCCAACGCGGTGAAATACACCTACCACGGGGAGATCCGCGTGCGCCTTCAGTGGGAGGACGCGCAGGCCGTCCTTCGCGTGGAGGACACGGGGGTGGGCATCCCCGAGGAAGAGCTCCCGCGCGTCTTCGAGCGCTTCTACCGCGTCCGCGTCACCCAGGGCCGCAGCCACGAGGGGACGGGCATCGGACTCGCGCTGGTGCAGGAGCTGATGAAGCTGCATGGAGGCAGCGTCGCGGTGACGAGCCAGCTGGGAAAGGGCACCACCTTCACCCTGCGGCTGGCGCGGGGGACGGAGCACCTGCCCCCGGAGCGCGTCGAGCGAACCTTCCGGCCAGGGCCGGTCCCCACGGGCGCCATCCCCTTCGTGGAGGAGGCGCGCCGCTGGTCCATGGACGTCAGCGCCACGGACTTCGAGGCGCCACCCGCGGCCGCGTCGCTCTCGCCAGAGGTCTCCGCGGAGCTCGCGCGGTCCCGCATCCTCCTGGTGGACGACAACGCCGATCTGCGCGCCTACGTCACGGGTCTGCTCAAGCACGTCTTCCCGCACGTGGAGGCCGCCAGGAACGGTCAGGAGGCGCTGGAGCAGGCGCGCGTCCGGCCGCCGGACCTCATCCTCTCCGACGTGATGATGCCGGTGCTGGATGGCTTTGGCCTGGTGCGGGAGCTGCGCGCCGACGAACGCACGCGCGCCATCCCCATCATCCTGCTGTCCGCGCGGGCGGGCGATGAAGCCACGGTGGAGGGCCTGCGAAGCGGCGCGGATGACTACCTGGTGAAGCCCTTCTCCGCGCGCGAGCTGCTGGTGCGGGTGCGCACCCAGCTGGACATGGCCCGCGTGCGCCGGGAGGTGGTCCGCAACGAGGTGGAGAAGGATTCGCTGCGCGAGTCCGTGCGGACGCGGGACGACTTCCTGCGGCTCGCCAGCCACGAGCTGCGCACGCCCGTGAGCGCCCTGTCGCTCAGCATCCAGTCCCTGGTGCGAGGCCTGGACAGCGAGGCTCCGGACGCGAACCTGGAAGCCACACGGCTCAAGGCGCGGACGACGCAGAAGCACCTCCAGCGCCTGGCGCGCCTGGTGGAGCAGCTGGTCGACGTGTCGGAGTTCGTCACCGGACCGCTGGACCTCTCACGTCGGGAGGTCGACCTGGCGGAGCTCGCGGCCACGGTCGTGGCGCGGTCGCGGGAGAAGGCCCTGCGCGCGGACTGCGTCCTCACCCTGGAGGCGCCCCTGCCGGTGGTGGGGAGCTATGACGGCGCGAGGCTGGAGCAGCTCCTGGACAGCCTCGTGGACAACGCCCTCAAGTTCGGGCCGGGCAAGCCCGTGGAGGTCACCGTGGCGCGCGCGGAGGGCCGGGTGAGCCTGGCGGTGCGGGACCATGGCGCGGGCATCGGGCCGGAGGACCAGGAGCGCGTCTTCGGGCGCTTCGAGCGCGCCGTCCCTCCCCAGCACCACGGCGGCTTCGGGCTGGGGCTGTGGATGGCCCGCCACATCGCGGAGGCCCACGGAGGGAGCATCCACCTGGAGCCCACGAAGGGCGGCGGCGCCACCTTCACCGCGGTGTTGCCGTTGGAGCTGAACCCGGGAGGGTGA
- a CDS encoding DUF808 domain-containing protein, with protein sequence MAGSSLIALIDDIATILDDVSILTKVAAKKTAGVLGDDLALNAQQVTGVNADRELPVVWAVAKGSLVNKAILVPAALAISALAPWLVTPLLMVGGAFLCFEGAEKLAHKLLHGKEEDEAHNAELRKTLEDPNLDRVALEKDKIKGAVRTDFILSAEIIAITLGTVATADFATRVSVMVGIALIMTVGVYGLVAGIVKLDDAGLYLSRKGSGFAQGLGRGILRAAPWLMKFLSVAGTAAMFLVGGGILVHGISGLHHAEESLTAWAGRVPGVGSVLGGLTPMLLNAAVGLGAGALLVVLFTLGQKVFKGRGAKK encoded by the coding sequence ATGGCAGGCAGCAGCCTGATTGCGCTCATCGACGACATCGCCACCATCCTGGATGACGTCTCCATCCTGACGAAGGTGGCGGCGAAGAAGACCGCGGGTGTGCTGGGAGACGACCTGGCGCTCAACGCGCAGCAGGTGACGGGCGTGAACGCGGACCGCGAGCTGCCCGTGGTGTGGGCGGTGGCGAAGGGCTCGCTGGTCAACAAGGCCATCCTGGTGCCGGCCGCGCTGGCCATCAGCGCGCTGGCGCCCTGGCTGGTGACGCCGCTCCTGATGGTGGGCGGCGCCTTCCTCTGCTTCGAGGGCGCGGAGAAGCTGGCGCACAAGCTCCTGCACGGCAAGGAAGAGGACGAGGCGCACAACGCCGAGCTGCGCAAGACGCTGGAGGACCCGAACCTGGACCGGGTGGCCCTGGAGAAGGACAAGATCAAGGGCGCGGTGCGCACGGACTTCATCCTCTCCGCGGAGATCATCGCCATCACGCTGGGCACCGTGGCGACGGCGGACTTCGCCACCCGCGTCTCGGTGATGGTGGGCATTGCCCTCATCATGACGGTGGGCGTGTACGGGCTGGTGGCGGGCATCGTGAAGCTGGACGACGCGGGCCTGTACCTCAGCCGCAAGGGCAGTGGCTTCGCGCAGGGCCTGGGCAGGGGAATCCTCCGCGCGGCGCCGTGGCTGATGAAGTTCCTCTCCGTGGCGGGCACCGCGGCCATGTTCCTGGTGGGCGGCGGCATCCTCGTGCACGGCATCTCCGGACTGCACCACGCGGAGGAGTCCCTCACCGCGTGGGCCGGGCGCGTCCCGGGCGTGGGCAGCGTCCTGGGCGGGCTCACCCCCATGCTGCTCAACGCCGCCGTGGGCCTGGGCGCTGGCGCCCTGCTGGTGGTGCTCTTCACCCTGGGTCAGAAGGTGTTCAAGGGTCGCGGCGCCAAGAAGTAG